A genomic stretch from Chitinophaga agri includes:
- a CDS encoding sigma 54-interacting transcriptional regulator: MEMFSAQLEKKEKEQSILLELSTRIAAARHREDLWHVITDQLLELFNSRYYTICLLNEDGESHTPFLHSQASSINCRTGETPIIADLHPYNDGVFDVAMAAEGPVVFELQKVMRGNKVPPYVYRWFNVGVAEMLAVKICNGSQPKGLLYIFSESRNAFAHTDDRFTQAIADLLGIGISNILANETIERQLVEIDKFKTRLEDENRYLQEQEGVQRTFADIIGTSDEMKKRVAILSRVAPSESTVLLLGETGTGKEVFARAVHAASPRKDHLMIKVNCAALPPNLIESELFGHEKGAFTGAMQRRIGKFELADNSTLFLDEIGELPLEFQSKLLRVLQEKEIERIGGKGTIKVNVRIVAATNRNLEEEVRAGRFRSDLYYRLHVFPIAIPALRNRKEDIPALANYFLRRFADKSRKEVPTIAAKAMESLMHYDWPGNVRELEHLMERTLLLSTTRTITKIDLPGGVVTPSKEGDQTIVLPLAIMEKEYILKVLKLCNGRIAGPNGAAAKLKLPSTTLNSRMKKLGIRKAHYINEETAGDEQVTL; encoded by the coding sequence ATGGAGATGTTTTCGGCGCAATTAGAAAAGAAAGAAAAAGAACAGTCAATATTACTCGAACTGAGTACACGGATCGCCGCTGCCAGGCACCGTGAGGATTTATGGCATGTAATTACAGACCAGTTGCTGGAATTATTTAACAGCAGGTATTACACTATCTGCCTGTTGAACGAAGATGGTGAATCTCATACCCCCTTCCTGCATAGCCAGGCTTCATCTATCAATTGCCGGACGGGTGAGACACCGATCATTGCCGACCTGCACCCCTATAATGACGGGGTTTTTGACGTGGCGATGGCTGCCGAAGGCCCGGTAGTATTTGAACTGCAGAAGGTGATGAGGGGGAATAAAGTGCCACCTTATGTATACCGGTGGTTCAACGTCGGCGTAGCGGAGATGCTGGCCGTGAAGATCTGTAATGGTAGTCAGCCGAAAGGCCTGCTGTACATTTTTTCAGAGAGCAGGAACGCGTTTGCGCATACAGATGACCGCTTCACCCAGGCGATCGCAGATCTGCTGGGGATAGGCATCAGCAATATACTGGCGAATGAGACGATCGAGCGTCAGTTGGTAGAGATAGACAAATTCAAGACCCGGCTGGAAGACGAGAACCGTTATCTGCAGGAGCAGGAGGGCGTACAGCGTACGTTTGCAGATATCATCGGTACCTCCGATGAGATGAAGAAGCGGGTAGCCATATTGTCAAGGGTTGCGCCATCCGAATCTACCGTATTGTTACTGGGGGAGACAGGTACAGGTAAGGAGGTGTTTGCGAGGGCTGTGCATGCGGCTTCTCCCCGTAAGGATCATCTGATGATCAAGGTGAACTGTGCGGCATTACCACCCAACCTGATCGAGAGTGAGTTATTTGGTCATGAGAAAGGGGCGTTTACAGGCGCTATGCAGCGCAGGATAGGCAAGTTTGAGCTGGCGGACAATAGTACGCTGTTCCTTGACGAGATCGGGGAGTTACCGCTGGAATTTCAGTCTAAGTTACTGCGGGTGTTGCAGGAAAAGGAAATAGAGCGCATCGGCGGCAAGGGAACGATCAAAGTGAACGTGCGCATCGTGGCTGCTACCAATCGTAACCTGGAGGAAGAGGTGCGGGCCGGCCGGTTCAGGAGTGACCTGTATTACCGGTTGCATGTATTTCCAATCGCTATTCCTGCATTGCGTAACAGAAAAGAAGATATACCGGCACTGGCCAATTATTTCCTGCGGCGTTTTGCGGACAAGAGCCGGAAGGAAGTACCGACAATCGCTGCGAAAGCAATGGAAAGTCTGATGCACTACGACTGGCCGGGTAATGTCCGTGAGCTGGAGCACCTGATGGAGCGGACATTGCTGCTGAGCACTACCAGAACAATCACTAAGATAGACCTGCCGGGAGGCGTTGTCACGCCCTCAAAAGAGGGTGATCAGACGATCGTCCTGCCACTGGCGATAATGGAAAAAGAGTATATACTGAAAGTACTGAAGTTGTGTAATGGCAGAATTGCCGGGCCTAACGGAGCCGCGGCAAAACTGAAATTACCTTCTACTACCCTGAACTCCCGGATGAAGAAACTGGGAATCAGGAAAGCGCATTATATCAATGAGGAGACCGCCGGGGATGAGCAGGTTACCCTTTAA